From the genome of Nostoc punctiforme PCC 73102, one region includes:
- a CDS encoding plasmid replication protein, CyRepA1 family has protein sequence MNSATIEYPNNLTAAEYHELLAGSAIHPALIKRNFFHVEGESVYDFLFISDKIPRKNAGRVTDGYIKMYQHLLLGGTWIQSLDPFKNWQPMDWGRIKPNFPRFDWHSCKPVKYESPPKTANRVTYFDVANPIWGKVAKRYLIKRYHSLLALRLLDQLNPLIFWEWVRQHPEIPIILCEGEKKAACLLSLGFVAIALPGIWNGRVGKQDFDERLHPDLVPMAQAGRKFIILFDYETKLKTRWSVFQATVRTAKAIEAVGCTCEVALLPGPEKGVDDFVVARGEDANALLTAIIDDAKSLADYQRSYRAKKWGLSKYKPDVTVNIKYLTQALCIPDLEEKCSSVPPLYDISQEQLFTPCVSSTSCGQGEGKQELTDSSSFNPKPSTQNPKKSFRFPEKGLVVLWSDMGTGKTELMRWWRDQNPHARFLNNGHRVNLLKNLAERLQTAMYSDLGYTGLAQAQALSITIDSLHKLNTQSLSYGCIFIDEACQYLTHLLHSNTCKQHRAAILEVLEYIVYNAPLVVIADAHMDDLTVDFFRSMRPTDEIPYIIKNEWRNGSRTIYWYEGINSSALVAQISAALMQGLKVMVASDSKRFIKKLDKSFTIKCEQSNSDPSHTPQKWRIWSIHSDNSGSEENVAFIKDITNAVKNFDALFTSPSLGTGVDISQYHFDLVFGVFHAVSQTATECAQQLYRYRPKVPFHIWVAKRPPFGYKDTNASKIKERSLQTNEMTAFLLRIDRKTGSRGAEKDWALEAYCQIMANRHYSLNNLRDDLRSLLTEMGNTFIYVGSDSDPQSLESLKAAAQALDSAHNSAVAKAKNITLSEYRARQSKDYLDPNEIFECEKFRISDSYGIEVTESLVEMDKGGRLIRAIAGLEAILAPPEESFTDPKTGQTYPTPPTIVTQKDRTERDNLPLCIDWGNYSARWLARFNLGLHQILTSLVAGDEVTADDSTLLKMTEIAIHCAAHVKAILGFTIPLDCKPIWLLATLVEQLGLKLTFRKQGKRGQQVKLFSLSKEELEFAMHVIAHRETKRNQKENRTSYAAQTPAAYNVNPNQQAVSTPPPNAIGNSHCQGEDTTEFESPQTDRITLLHCVEILRSGISRGVDAIKGILKRWVEDLRWETVLELEAIAANELRLVESLVPEFYSLLSEEVLPMEFS, from the coding sequence ATGAATTCAGCGACAATTGAATACCCAAACAACCTCACGGCAGCGGAATACCATGAGTTGTTAGCTGGTAGCGCCATTCATCCGGCGTTGATTAAGCGCAACTTTTTCCATGTAGAGGGAGAATCAGTTTATGATTTCCTGTTCATATCTGATAAAATCCCACGCAAGAATGCGGGTCGGGTAACAGATGGATACATCAAAATGTATCAGCACCTATTACTGGGTGGGACGTGGATTCAATCACTTGACCCATTCAAAAACTGGCAACCGATGGATTGGGGGCGGATTAAGCCGAACTTCCCGCGCTTTGATTGGCACTCCTGTAAACCAGTTAAATACGAGTCACCACCTAAGACAGCCAACCGCGTTACCTACTTTGATGTCGCTAACCCCATCTGGGGCAAAGTTGCAAAGCGTTATTTAATTAAGCGCTATCATTCGCTTTTAGCATTGCGCTTGCTGGATCAACTCAATCCATTAATATTCTGGGAGTGGGTTCGGCAGCATCCAGAGATTCCGATTATCTTATGCGAGGGTGAGAAGAAAGCCGCTTGCTTGCTGAGTTTAGGGTTTGTAGCGATCGCACTTCCAGGAATTTGGAATGGGCGCGTGGGCAAACAAGATTTCGATGAGCGACTGCATCCTGACTTAGTACCAATGGCTCAGGCGGGACGCAAGTTCATTATTTTGTTCGACTACGAAACTAAATTGAAAACTCGTTGGTCGGTGTTTCAAGCCACTGTTCGCACTGCCAAAGCGATTGAAGCAGTAGGCTGTACTTGTGAAGTTGCGCTGTTGCCAGGCCCAGAGAAAGGTGTAGATGATTTTGTTGTGGCGCGGGGCGAAGATGCTAACGCTCTACTGACCGCAATCATCGATGATGCTAAATCACTTGCTGATTACCAGCGCTCGTATCGAGCTAAGAAATGGGGACTCTCTAAGTACAAACCGGATGTCACAGTCAATATTAAATATTTGACCCAAGCACTCTGCATTCCGGATCTGGAGGAAAAATGTTCGTCTGTCCCGCCACTTTACGATATTTCACAAGAGCAATTGTTCACACCTTGTGTTAGCTCTACAAGCTGTGGGCAGGGAGAAGGAAAACAAGAGTTAACAGATTCTAGCTCCTTTAACCCCAAACCCAGTACCCAAAATCCCAAAAAATCTTTCCGTTTTCCAGAGAAAGGACTGGTTGTACTCTGGAGCGATATGGGTACAGGGAAAACCGAGTTAATGCGCTGGTGGCGTGACCAAAATCCTCACGCCAGATTTCTCAACAATGGGCATCGCGTAAATTTGCTCAAAAATCTTGCCGAACGCTTGCAGACGGCGATGTACTCAGACTTGGGTTACACAGGTTTAGCCCAGGCACAAGCCCTTAGTATTACCATTGACAGCTTGCATAAGCTGAATACTCAGTCTCTCAGCTACGGCTGCATATTTATAGATGAAGCCTGCCAATACCTCACCCACCTACTACACAGTAATACTTGCAAACAGCACCGTGCAGCAATTTTGGAGGTACTGGAATATATAGTGTATAACGCACCGTTAGTGGTGATTGCCGATGCACACATGGATGATTTGACCGTGGATTTCTTTCGCTCCATGCGACCAACAGATGAAATCCCGTACATTATCAAGAACGAGTGGCGAAACGGTTCACGCACAATTTATTGGTACGAAGGCATTAACTCAAGCGCCCTAGTTGCCCAAATCTCGGCGGCGCTCATGCAAGGTCTGAAAGTCATGGTTGCAAGTGACTCTAAGCGTTTCATCAAGAAACTCGACAAATCCTTTACTATTAAGTGCGAACAATCTAACTCTGACCCATCCCATACACCACAAAAATGGCGCATTTGGTCTATTCACTCCGATAATTCTGGCAGTGAAGAGAATGTCGCTTTCATTAAAGATATCACCAACGCCGTCAAAAACTTTGATGCCTTGTTCACCTCTCCCAGCCTGGGGACTGGTGTAGATATTTCCCAGTATCATTTTGACTTAGTATTTGGGGTATTTCATGCGGTTTCCCAAACTGCAACTGAGTGCGCCCAGCAGTTGTACCGCTATCGCCCGAAAGTTCCGTTTCATATTTGGGTGGCAAAGCGTCCTCCCTTTGGTTACAAAGATACAAACGCATCCAAAATCAAGGAACGCTCGCTCCAAACCAATGAAATGACTGCTTTTCTGTTACGGATCGACCGAAAAACAGGTTCAAGGGGCGCAGAGAAAGATTGGGCGCTTGAGGCTTACTGCCAAATCATGGCTAACCGCCACTATTCTCTCAATAATCTCCGCGATGATCTGCGATCGCTGCTCACCGAAATGGGCAATACATTTATATATGTGGGCAGTGATTCAGATCCTCAATCTCTTGAAAGTCTAAAAGCAGCAGCACAAGCTTTGGATAGTGCCCACAATTCGGCTGTTGCCAAGGCTAAGAATATTACTTTGAGCGAGTACCGTGCCCGTCAGAGCAAAGATTACCTTGACCCTAATGAAATTTTTGAATGCGAAAAATTCCGCATTTCTGATTCTTACGGCATCGAAGTAACCGAATCACTCGTAGAAATGGATAAAGGTGGTCGCTTAATTAGGGCAATTGCTGGACTTGAGGCCATTTTAGCCCCACCCGAAGAATCGTTTACTGACCCCAAAACTGGGCAAACTTATCCTACGCCACCAACAATTGTCACCCAAAAAGACCGCACCGAGCGCGACAATCTACCTTTGTGCATCGACTGGGGCAATTACTCAGCTCGATGGTTGGCTAGATTTAACCTGGGGCTGCATCAGATTCTCACTTCTTTAGTTGCGGGTGATGAAGTTACTGCCGACGATTCCACCTTACTCAAGATGACGGAGATCGCTATACATTGTGCTGCTCATGTTAAAGCAATTCTTGGGTTTACTATTCCCCTAGACTGTAAACCTATTTGGTTGCTGGCGACTTTAGTAGAGCAGCTGGGGCTAAAGTTGACTTTCCGCAAGCAAGGTAAACGGGGGCAACAGGTGAAACTTTTTTCTTTATCTAAAGAGGAATTAGAATTTGCAATGCATGTAATTGCTCATCGTGAAACGAAGCGTAATCAAAAAGAAAATCGAACCTCTTATGCTGCTCAAACCCCTGCTGCGTATAATGTAAACCCCAATCAGCAGGCCGTATCCACACCCCCCCCTAATGCTATAGGGAACTCCCATTGCCAAGGGGAGGATACTACCGAATTTGAGTCGCCCCAAACAGACCGGATTACTCTACTTCATTGCGTAGAAATACTTCGCTCTGGTATTTCTCGTGGAGTAGACGCAATTAAAGGCATTCTCAAGCGATGGGTTGAGGATTTGCGTTGGGAGACGGTGCTGGAACTTGAAGCGATCGCGGCAAATGAACTGCGACTTGTGGAATCTCTTGTTCCTGAATTTTACAGCTTGCTAAGTGAAGAGGTGTTGCCGATGGAGTTCTCCTAA